Within Gammaproteobacteria bacterium, the genomic segment CGAGCACAGCCAAATTGCGACCGGGAGCGACCGGAAGCGTAATCTGAGGAATTTCCACCTCAAGAAAAGTACGAATTTGATGATTACCATGGAGACGGTCAATACTCTCCAGATCGATCTCGTTCATGTGTTCCAGGTGGATGATCAGTCGCAAGAATTTTGCCTTCTTGACACCACTGTCACCAAACATGGCGCGAATGTTGAGCAGTCCTAAACCACGCACCTCCAGAAAGTCCTGCAATAACTCTGGACAATTTCCCACGAGAGCGTCAGGAGCCACCCAAGTAAAGATCGGTGCATCATCGGCGATCAACCGGTGGCCACGGGTAATGAGTTCCAGCGCCAATTCACTCTTACCAACCCCGGCGGACCCGGTTAAGAGGACACCGGTCCCCATCACCTCCATAAATACTCCATGCAGGGTAAGTCGCTCCGCCAACAAATTGGATAGGTAGTGGCGCAGGTAGGTAATGACCTTTTCGCTAGAGAACGGCGTACCAAAAATGGGCACTCCTCGTTCCTCAGCGGCTGCCAAAAGCGTAGGTTCCACACCCTGACCGTCAGCAATAACTACCATGGCTGGGGCCGGATCCAATAATTGTTGCTCTACCTCGGTACGCCTCGCTGAGGCAAGACCCGCAAAATACTCCGTATCTCGTGGAGAAAAGACTTGAACACGATGAGGATGATTTAGATTAAGGGGACCCACCAAAGATGCCGTCCCAAGATTCTCATGAGCATTGCCATCTCCCAAAATCCGACCTGCCCCACGCCTACCCGCCAACCAGCACAGGGAGAGCCGCTCAGCATGGGTATCAAACAAGACGCGAACGGTGATGGGAATCGTCATGGGCTACTCGGAAGGTTGCCAAGTAGTAATGAGTTTGTGGATTGCAACAGCCCCTTGGGCCTCACGTAGACATTGACGTAGTTCAGAATCACTAAACATGCGTGCGAGGTGGGCAAGAATGCGTAGATGTTCATCGGTAGCCTGGTCCGGCACCACCAATGCGAAGAACAAATCCACCGTCGCATTATCAATGGCATCAAAAGCAATCCCTTTCGTAAGCTGTAAAAATGCTCCAATTACCCGTTGCCCCCCCTTCATTCGGCTATGGGGCAATGCGATTCCCTTGCCAAGACCAGTTCCTCCTAAACGCTCACGGGCCAGCAAACCGTCAAAGACCTGTTGGGTATTCAGGCCGGGATCACCTTTGGCCAGTGCTTCAGCAAGCAACTCCAAGACGCGGCGCTTGCTAGACGCACGAATACCAGTAGCGATACATTCAGGGCTTAGAAACTCGGCAATGTCCATGGTACCCACCCCTCACCCCTTAACGACAGAAGAGTCAGATTATTGTTGAAGTAAAATCTACTCATAACTTTTATCTCTACCCATTGTGGAGGAGTTGTCACCTCAACCGTATCGCTAGAGCATTTTCATTTTGCTTGTACGGAGTTTCAGATGGCACGCAGTCAGTTTTTCCATTCCGTGGAGCCGGGTATGCCGTACCTACAAAATGAAAACGCTCTAGCCTTTCCCTAATTCTTACCGGTAATACCACTGCCCCCCTCACCATTGGGGTAAAGCGAACAGTTACAAACCAAATACAAAAATCATAA encodes:
- the hprK gene encoding HPr kinase/phosphorylase — its product is MTIPITVRVLFDTHAERLSLCWLAGRRGAGRILGDGNAHENLGTASLVGPLNLNHPHRVQVFSPRDTEYFAGLASARRTEVEQQLLDPAPAMVVIADGQGVEPTLLAAAEERGVPIFGTPFSSEKVITYLRHYLSNLLAERLTLHGVFMEVMGTGVLLTGSAGVGKSELALELITRGHRLIADDAPIFTWVAPDALVGNCPELLQDFLEVRGLGLLNIRAMFGDSGVKKAKFLRLIIHLEHMNEIDLESIDRLHGNHQIRTFLEVEIPQITLPVAPGRNLAVLVEAAVRNHLLKNNGYNAALDFIERQRHHIKMNEEGFHNPYQLESAQLEIPDNLSIPVR
- the ptsN gene encoding phosphotransferase system enzyme IIA(Ntr) gives rise to the protein MDIAEFLSPECIATGIRASSKRRVLELLAEALAKGDPGLNTQQVFDGLLARERLGGTGLGKGIALPHSRMKGGQRVIGAFLQLTKGIAFDAIDNATVDLFFALVVPDQATDEHLRILAHLARMFSDSELRQCLREAQGAVAIHKLITTWQPSE